A single genomic interval of Catenulispora sp. EB89 harbors:
- a CDS encoding TatD family hydrolase yields the protein MAENEAGQGEKKRKRKSRERDETPPPAPEPLPAPVGDSHTHLDMQEPAAADIIAAADAVNVRTLVQVGVDVPSSQTAVELAAEFERVHAAVALHPNEAPRLVLGDPDGWSGQDRAPGGAAALEAALVEIDKLAADEQVLGIGETGLDYFRTGPEGVQAQQDSFRAHIAIAKRHGKALVIHDRDAHEDVLRILLEEGSPETVVFHCYSGDAEMARVCAERGYYMSFAGNLTYKANQALQEAFQVAPIDRILVETDAPFLTPLPYRGRPNAPYLVPYTVRAMAALRGMDSDTALAELCQALDSNLRDAFKVPA from the coding sequence GTGGCGGAGAACGAGGCGGGGCAGGGCGAGAAGAAGCGCAAGCGGAAGTCCCGGGAGCGGGACGAGACCCCGCCTCCGGCGCCGGAGCCCCTGCCGGCCCCGGTCGGCGACAGCCACACCCATCTGGACATGCAGGAGCCGGCGGCCGCGGACATCATCGCGGCCGCCGATGCCGTGAACGTCCGGACCCTGGTGCAGGTCGGCGTCGACGTCCCCTCGTCGCAGACCGCTGTCGAGCTGGCGGCGGAGTTCGAGCGCGTGCACGCCGCGGTCGCCCTGCACCCGAACGAGGCCCCGCGCCTCGTTCTGGGCGACCCCGACGGCTGGTCCGGCCAGGACCGCGCTCCCGGCGGCGCGGCGGCCCTGGAGGCCGCCCTGGTCGAGATCGACAAGCTGGCCGCCGACGAGCAGGTGCTCGGCATCGGTGAGACCGGCCTGGACTACTTCCGCACCGGGCCCGAGGGGGTCCAGGCGCAGCAGGACTCCTTCCGGGCCCACATCGCGATCGCCAAGCGCCATGGCAAAGCCCTGGTGATCCACGACCGCGACGCGCACGAGGACGTCCTGCGCATCCTTCTTGAAGAGGGTTCCCCCGAAACAGTGGTCTTCCACTGCTATTCGGGTGACGCCGAGATGGCACGCGTTTGCGCCGAGCGCGGCTACTACATGTCCTTCGCGGGGAACCTCACGTACAAGGCGAACCAGGCATTGCAGGAGGCATTCCAGGTGGCGCCGATCGACCGGATCCTGGTCGAGACCGACGCGCCCTTCCTGACGCCGCTCCCTTATAGAGGACGGCCGAACGCGCCCTACCTGGTTCCCTACACAGTCCGTGCGATGGCCGCATTGCGAGGCATGGACAGTGACACCGCTTTGGCTGAACTCTGTCAGGCCCTCGACAGCAACCTGCGGGATGCCTTCAAGGTCCCGGCATAG